In the genome of Vicia villosa cultivar HV-30 ecotype Madison, WI linkage group LG7, Vvil1.0, whole genome shotgun sequence, one region contains:
- the LOC131617706 gene encoding 1-aminocyclopropane-1-carboxylate oxidase-like, whose amino-acid sequence MMMNFPIISLERLNGEERKDTMEKIKDACENWGFFELVNHGIPHDLMDTLERLTKEHYRKCMEQRFKEFVASRGLDAVQTEVKDMDWESTFHVRHLPESNISEVPDLSDEYRKVMKEFALRLEKLAEELLDLLCENLGLEKGYLKKAFYGSKGPTFGTKVANYPQCPNPELVKGLRAHTDAGGIILLFQDDKVGGLQLLKDGEWVDVPPMRHSIVVNLGDQLEVITNGKYKSVEHRVVAQTNGTRMSIASFYNPGSDAVIYPAPKLLEKETEEKSNLYPKFVFEEYMKIYAGLKFHAKEPRFEALKGSNENLGPIAII is encoded by the exons atgatgatgaacttcccaatTATCAGCTTGGAGAGACTCAATGGTGAGGAGAGAAAAGATACCATGGAAAAAATCAAAGATGCTTGTGAGAATTGGGGATTCTTTGAG TTGGTGAACCATGGCATACCTCATGACCTAATGGACACATTGGAGAGGTTGACCAAAGAGCACTATAGGAAATGCATGGAGCAGAGGTTCAAGGAATTTGTAGCAAGCAGAGGCCTAGATGCTGTCCAAACTGAGGTCAAGGATATGGATTGGGAAAGCACCTTCCATGTTCGCCACCTCCCGGAATCGAACATTTCAGAGGTTCCTGATCTCAGTGATGAATACAG GAAGGTGATGAAGGAATTTGCTTTAAGGTTAGAGAAACTAGCAGAAGAGCTTTTGGACTTGTTATGCGAGAATCTAGGACTAGAGAAAGGGTACCTCAAAAAGGCTTTCTATGGATCAAAAGGACCAACTTTTGGAACCAAGGTAGCCAACTACCCTCAGTGCCCCAATCCAGAGCTGGTGAAGGGTCTACGCGCTCACACCGATGCTGGTGGGATCATCCTTCTCTTCCAGGATGACAAGGTTGGTGGCCTACAGCTTCTCAAAGACGGCGAGTGGGTTGATGTTCCCCCAATGCGCCACTCCATTGTCGTCAACCTCGGGGATCAGCTCGAG GTTATAACAAATGGTAAATATAAGAGTGTGGAGCACCGTGTGGTAGCACAAACTAATGGAACAAGAATGTCCATAGCCTCATTCTACAACCCTGGCTCTGATGCTGTAATCTACCCTGCTCCAAAATTGTTGGAAAAAGAAACAGAGGAGAAAAGCAATTTGTACCCAAAATTTGTGTTTGAAGAGTACATGAAGATCTATGCTGGTTTGAAATTCCATGCTAAGGAGCCAAGGTTTGAAGCATTGAAAGGATCAAATGAAAATTTGGGTCCAATtgcaataatttaa
- the LOC131619591 gene encoding small ribosomal subunit protein uS19B-like codes for MESDPYTILKGVSLVVECGVVSDPEGRGWRKTHLLCEQGRMRPTDLLRVLNKQFLGLAGDTANVVAKKLTSPPPLVSRKPAFIDAFLYKMKKNPELLKNKSIWSRRSTILPEFVDSQVKIYNGKTMIRCKITEGKVGHKFGEFALTRKRKSRDQPNAKVKQLKKKK; via the exons ATGGAGTCAGATCCATATACCATTCTAAAGGGGGTTTCCTTAGTGGTGGAATGTGGAGTCGTTTCTGATCCAGAAGGGCGAGGATGGAGAAAAACCCATTTACTTTGTGAACAAG GAAGAATGAGGCCTACAGACTTGCTTAGAGTTCTGAACAAGCAGTTTCTTGGACTCGCCGGTGACACTGCAAATGTCGTTGCTAAGAAGCTAACATCGCCTCCTCCTCTCGTGTCCCGCAAACCAGCGTTTATAGATGCATTTCtgtacaagatgaaaaagaatCCAGAACTTCTGAAGAACAAAAGCATTTGGTCACGGAGATCCACTATCTTGCCAGAATTTGTTGATTCCCAAGTCAAGATTTACAACGGGAAAACCATGATTCGTTGTAAGATCACCGAGGGAAAAGTCGGTCATAAGTTTGGTGAGTTTGCTCTCACCAGGAAACGCAAATCTAGAGACCAACCTAATGCCAAAGTGAAACAACTCAAGAAAAAGAAGTGA